The Athalia rosae chromosome 7, iyAthRosa1.1, whole genome shotgun sequence genome window below encodes:
- the LOC105689648 gene encoding activating transcription factor of chaperone isoform X3 encodes MAAFYYSEPYSDWLEQKIDLPIFEELSPSEYGINQPSLSLGQTKVHQPNQESTRTLQQEFESLQELVLGDVEACRQATTVAALTPPQSPPAKFYDTSNAQILITLQPALHALTIPLAKPRVRPSPCEPISTSADTEPALQWSAENISLEPLGDVDSELALVDEFVRSCANDISPSSPPCTSSETSCGSSEDSNDDPEWTPVASSTASVSTPSTSQKSRHRKPYSRPSNDDRKVRKKEQNKNAATRYRQKKKQEIKEIVGEEQELMNYNEKLQGQVSDLQREVRYLKGLMRDLFKAKGLLK; translated from the exons ATGGCTGCATTTTATTACAGCG AACCGTACTCGGACTGGCTTGAGCAGAAAATAGATCTACCGATATTTGAGGAATTGTCACCATCGGAATATGGGATCAACCAACCGAGCTTATCATTGGGCCAAACAAAGGTACATCAGCCAAACCAGGAATCAACACGCACTCTGCAGCAGGAGTTTGAGAGTTTGCAGGAGTTAGTCTTGGGGGATGTCGAGGCGTGTCGACAGGCGACGACTGTCGCCGCTTTAACACCACCGCAGTCTCCTCCGGCCAAATTTTATGACACCTCCAACGCTCAGATACTCATCACTTTGCAGCCGGCCCTTCATGCCTTGACGATACCTTTAGCTAAGCCCCGTGTACGACCCTCTCCATGTGAACCAATCTCCACATCGGCCGACACTGAGCCAGCTCTGCAATGGAGTGCTGAGAATATTTCCCTAGAACCACTGGGAGATGTTGACAGCGAATTGGCACTGGTAGACGAGTTCGTCCGCTCTTGTGCCAACGATATATCACCGTCGAGTCCCCCTTGCACCAGCTCAGAAACCAGCTGCGGGTCATCTGAGGATTCCAACGACGATCCAGAATGGACCCCGGTCGCGTCATCGACCGCATCTGTTTCAACCCCTTCTACCTCCCAGAAAAGTCGTCATCGCAAACCGTATTCCCGTCCCTCTAACGACGACAGGAAAGTTCGCAAGAAGGAACAAAATAAGAACGCAGCTACAAGATATAGGCAGAAAAAGAAGcaagaaatcaaagaaattgtCGGGGAGGAACAGGAGCTGATGAACTACAACGAAAAACTTCAGGGGCAAGTCAGTGATCTGCAACGGGAGGTTCGATACCTGAAGGGCCTGATGAGGGACCTTTTCAAGGCCAAGGGTCTTCTCAAATAA
- the LOC105689637 gene encoding uncharacterized protein LOC105689637: protein MISSDRNTSEKHERRSRSAQNDRSSVISGQTPYSINRTNKTTTRSASHGSLYDNNSDIYVTSAAYKAPSEISQGSRYSLTPSTRVGHGAPNSTYGYPSGRSGTSTTKTRTSRKGGLVMETMSAPNPFCPNTKGICCLMLLLNLGLILVTLGFVIVLQFFEPLFVWILGIVFLIFGCLTLMGSLVYCVHVFREAKHPRDINQEDLYWSWHWQRRINSPPEIHYKAEDKYHDDEYSDRLSKYSGKMSDKHSQRY from the exons ATGATTTCTTCTGATAGAAACACAAGTGAAAAACACGAACGTAGGTCAAGAAGTGCTCAAAATGATCGTAGCTCGGTGATTTCCGGGCAGACAccttattcaataaatcgaacgaacaaaacTACGACAAGAAGTGCGTCTCACGGAAGTCTCTACGATAACAACTCAGACATTTATGTGACTAGTGCCGCCTACAAAGCACCCTCAGAAATAAG CCAAGGATCGCGATATAGTTTAACACCAAGCACAAGGGTAGGTCATGGAGCACCCAACAGTACGTATGGTTACCCTTCGGGAAGATCAGGTACGTCAACGACAAAAACACGTACTTCAAGAAAAGGAGGACTTGTTATGGAAACCATGTCGGCGCCGAATCCATTCTGTCCTAACACAAAAGGCATATGCTGTTTGATGCTATTATTAAACCTTGGACTGATCCTCGTTACCCTTGGATTTGTTATAGTCCTGCAATTTTTTGAACCCCTGTTTGTATG GATCCTCGGAATAGTTTTCCTAATATTTGGATGTCTGACGCTTATGGGTAGCTTAGTATATTGCGTACACGTGTTCAGAGAAGCTAAACATCCAAGGGATATTAATCAAGAGGATTTATACTGGTCTTGGCACTGGCAGAGGCGCATCAATTCACCACCAGAGATACACTATAAAGCAGAGGATAAATACCACGACGACGAGTACAGTGATCGACTCAGCAAGTACTCGGGAAAGATGTCCGACAAACACAGCCAACGATATTAG